In Synchiropus splendidus isolate RoL2022-P1 chromosome 11, RoL_Sspl_1.0, whole genome shotgun sequence, the DNA window CCCATGGAGTTGTTGTCGCCAGTGCCCACAAAAGTGTTGGTCGCAGGCAGATCCTGCACGGCCTGGTGCTTCTTGGAGGCTGAAGGCGACTGTGGCTGCAGCTGAATGGAGGGCAGCGGGGAGTTGGAGCGGTAGTGCCGCCCCAGGTCTGGACTCCCAGGTGGATAGTTAAGTGGGAGGTGGATTCTAGGGCTGTCGTTGACGGTGTCGTTGATGTGGTTGAACTTGAGGCCTTTTTGAAGACCGgcgtcctcatcctcctccagagGCTTGGCAGGTTTGGGAGCCTTTCCCTTCTTGCTCTTCTTCCCCTTGCTGTTTTTGGGTCCTTGCTTTGGTGCATACAAGTCTTTGCTCTCTTTCTTGCCGGCCTGGTATCCGCTCTTAGTGTCCTGCTGAAGTCGGTGGCGGATGACCACCACAGCCAGAATGATCAGGCTGACGCCAGTCATTCCCCCGAGAACACCGTACAGAATGTTGCTGGGATTAGTGAGGGTGTAGTTGGGATCCCCAGCAATGTCCCGGTCCAGAGGCGTATACAGACTGTGTCCCACGAGGCCCTCAATGAATGACACATTGGCTTTGGTGTCGTTGACAAACACGTGGACGAGAGCTGTGGTATGGCGGGGAGGTTTGCCTTTGTCTCGTACCTGCACCACCAGTCTGTGCAACCCATTGTGTTTGCCTGTAAACACCTGACCCAGAGTGATCTCGCCACTAGTGGGTGATATATGGAAGAGTCCGTACGGGTTTCCTCCAGTGATGGAGTAGACCAGCTCTGCATTAGGGCCAGAGTCAAAGTCCTCTGCTTCCACCACCTCCACACGGGTGTCGGGCGGCGTGTCTGGAGACAGGTATGTGTAGGAGGAGTTTGCTGGTTTTGTCACGTAAGGGGCATTATCGTTCTCGTCCAGGACGTTGATGGTGACACCCACGTAGGAGGACCGGGGTGGGTCGCCAGCATCCACAGCTTTCAGACGGAATGTGTAGGTGCTCTCCTTCTCCCGGTCAAAGGAGATACTGGACAAAATTGTTCCTGTTCCATTCTGTATGACGAACTTGCCATTGTCAGGCTCCACAAAGAGCTGTACTTGCGCGTTCTCACCCTTGTCCGCATCCGTGACAGTGACCACACCCACAGGGTTGAGGGGAGGCATGTTCTCGATCACTGAGAAGCTATAGCCACTCAGCATGAATTTGGGATCATTGTCATTGCGATCCAGAACGTTGACCGTCACAGTCGCTGTGCCAGTTTTACTGGGGAAGCCTTTGTCCGCTGCCGTGACACGGAACTCATAGCGTTCTGTCTCCTCTCGATCTAGAAGGTTTTTGACACGAATCTCTCCACTGCCTGAATCGATCTCAAACAGCCTGGCTGCAGAGGGCTCCACAATATTGTACACCAACGCAGCGTTGGAGCCGCTATCAGCGTCTGTAGCCACGATATCCAGCACCTTGTCTCCTGGCTGGTTTCCTTCTGCAAAGTCCACTTCCAGCATAGGTGGCGAGAAACTGGGCGCGTTGTCGTTCATGTCTGTCACTTGGACCTTCAGAGAGTTGGTGCTGGACAGTGCCGGGTTTCCAGAATCCACTGCTACAATTTCAATCCTGTAATCCTTAATCCGTTCGTAATCCAGTGGCGTGGTGGTCTGAAGGAAATACTTCCGTTTACGGTCATTGGCGGACTCGCTGGCAGGCCGCAGCTGGAATGGGACATCTCCTGCGACCACGCAGGTGACCACTGCGTTCTCTCCCTCGTCACGGTCCGACACCTGGACCAGGGCTACCGGCGTGCCTATGGGCATGTCCTCCGAGATGTTGGCCACGCCATTCTGATGGGTCACCAGACCGATGCCACGGATCTCGATGGATGGCGCGTTGTCATTCTGGTCCTTGATATTGATGGTGACTAGGACTTTGGAGCTCTTGGAGTTGGGACCACGGTCTTTCGCCACAACAAAGAACTTGAGGAAGCTCTCCTCTTCGCGATCCACCTGACCTTTGACGTAGATGATGCCAGTGGACCGGTCGATGCGCAGGAGTCTGGGGACCGCCTCTGTCACCTGGTGGAAGTTGTAGTCGATCTCCCCGTTGGTGCCGGTGTCTGCATCATTTGCTCTGACCTGCAACCGTAAAAGGTGAGAGTGAGCGTGTGTCATCTGGTGTTAGTACAGGAAGAGGGCGCTCTTTCACAAGCCACCGATGGCATAGTTGAACAGCTGACCTGATGTCCTGACCGCCTCATTGAACCGCACTGTGTCACGGAGCAACACAACATTCACTGTTGAAGCTAATATGCGCCGACCTTTCACGTAGCTGCTTTGGGCCCCCAAATGAACGGAAGCCGTAGATTTACAGTGAACAGCTGGTGTCATGGTTCCAGTCATTATCACCAAAATTAAGCTTGTCCAGCCTCTGCACTCTTTCTTTTTCACCCCCTCTTAAGTAGGCTGAGTATAAATATGCTAAGACGTTAAGACATTCAGTACCGTCGACCACCTGAGCACTGCACCACAAATCACTGAAACGTGACGCCACTGAATCAAAGAAAGGTCGCGCACATTCAACAGATCCAAGTCTTTTGGACGGAAACTGTTTGACTTGTTTGGTGTTTTTTATCTGTGCAGCTCAAGGACGCAGGCGACCCGGTCagagctcctcctctgctgttAATGATTCATTTGGCCCAAACCCTCTGAGCCACAAAGTGTCACTCATTACATGGCGATGAGGAACAAAGCCAGTGGTTCAGTCTCCACGTGACCAAGACACAAAGGCTGTCTgccagagacacaaacacagattgacagacaaaaacatcacacacacacagtcatacCAAAATACACTTTCACAAATAGAATATCAGAAGTGCGCCATTTTTCATGCTTCAAACAAAGTGTATGTGTGTTCAGGGTTtctgtcaggattttttttaaaacagtagtTAAGTGTAGtcacgtgttttggatggttagttcTGGGGGAGAGGGTTATGGCAatttgaggtcctcacaaagatagagataccaatgagtgtgtgtgtgtgtgtgtctgtgtgtgtacctgcaGCACTGAGTTGCCGGCTCGACTGTTCTCAGGGAGCTCTGCCTCATAGTGGTTCCTCTCAAACTTTGGTGCGTTGTCGTTCTGGTCGGTGATGGTGACCCGAAGCAACGCGCTGCTCGCACGCACCGGCCGTCCTCCGTCCACCACGCGGATGTTCAGGTCGTACGAGTCTTTCCGTTCTCGGTCCAGGTTCCCTTTCACCACCAGCTGAGGCAGTTTCTCATCTGCATCCAGAGCCACCTGCAGCCCAAAGAGCTGGTCGGCGTCAGGCCCCGTGCTCAGCGTGTACTCGGCCACGCCGTTCGTGCCAGAGTCCCGGTCGGTTGCCATGGGGATGGGGAAGAGCATCCCGACGTGAGTGTTCTCAGGGATGGCCAGTGTGAGGATCGGGGACGAAAACTGGGGCGTGTTGTCATTAATGTCCAGGACCTCGATGCGGCCCTCAATGAGTCGTGGGCCCGACCCAATTCCCTTCACCATGTCAGTGATGGACACCTCAAACTCCAGGAAGCACCGCTCGCCCTCAAACAGGTTACGACAGTCCCGCAGGGTCTCGCGGTCAAGGGGGATCTCAGTGGTGTATATGTCCCCAGTCTTGCCATCCACCCGGAGATACGGCGATCCCACCTCCAGCTTGTACAGGTGCCCGGTGTCGGGGAGGCCCTGGTCAGATGCCAGACTGCCGATCAGTGTGTTGGGGGGCTGCTCCTCAGGCACCCGGTACAGGATATCAGTGGGGGCGGCCCAGCAGCCAGCCAACAAGGGGgccaccaggagcaggaggacctCCCACCTCAGCAGAGACATGACTTCACCCTGTCTGGAAGACAACCAGAGGTCCAGGTCAGGTCAGgaccacatacacacacagatgtgaccAATAACAGACACATAGATTTGCTGCCATAAATATCTATGTGCATGCATGTAGCTTTTATGACCAGGAAATCTtggtgtcagaggtcagaggctgatgacatcattttaGCGAGCGACACTGCACTTAATAATCCATGAGAACTATAACCTCACAAGCCTGAAACCCTGACCCTCCACACTTAGGACGGGGTGTACGTCACAACCTCGGCTGAACTTCATAAAgcactctcacacgcacacaccaaataaaaaagacaaggttgtgtgtgtgtgtccttgtatagctataGTTGTGGGGATCGATTCTTGGAAGCTCACCTCCTTCTGGGGCCCTTTTGCTgatccccacaaggttaaggctcattttgaggattaaaacttcaaaataactaggtcattataagTGAGTTtcaatttggttcagagtcctggtccaggttaGCCATGTTTTTTGGATAGAGAAAGGGTTATGGATAAGAGAGGTCCCCaaaaaacatagaaatatgaccGTGCATGTGTGTATATGTTAATTGTCTGCATCTAACAATGCTGGTGAATAGAGTCATTAGAGTAATCCTTTTTTTGTGATGCGTGTAGGGtggagaccacacacacacacacacacacgccgtctC includes these proteins:
- the pcdh1b gene encoding protocadherin-1 isoform X1 → MSLLRWEVLLLLVAPLLAGCWAAPTDILYRVPEEQPPNTLIGSLASDQGLPDTGHLYKLEVGSPYLRVDGKTGDIYTTEIPLDRETLRDCRNLFEGERCFLEFEVSITDMVKGIGSGPRLIEGRIEVLDINDNTPQFSSPILTLAIPENTHVGMLFPIPMATDRDSGTNGVAEYTLSTGPDADQLFGLQVALDADEKLPQLVVKGNLDRERKDSYDLNIRVVDGGRPVRASSALLRVTITDQNDNAPKFERNHYEAELPENSRAGNSVLQVRANDADTGTNGEIDYNFHQVTEAVPRLLRIDRSTGIIYVKGQVDREEESFLKFFVVAKDRGPNSKSSKVLVTINIKDQNDNAPSIEIRGIGLVTHQNGVANISEDMPIGTPVALVQVSDRDEGENAVVTCVVAGDVPFQLRPASESANDRKRKYFLQTTTPLDYERIKDYRIEIVAVDSGNPALSSTNSLKVQVTDMNDNAPSFSPPMLEVDFAEGNQPGDKVLDIVATDADSGSNAALVYNIVEPSAARLFEIDSGSGEIRVKNLLDREETERYEFRVTAADKGFPSKTGTATVTVNVLDRNDNDPKFMLSGYSFSVIENMPPLNPVGVVTVTDADKGENAQVQLFVEPDNGKFVIQNGTGTILSSISFDREKESTYTFRLKAVDAGDPPRSSYVGVTINVLDENDNAPYVTKPANSSYTYLSPDTPPDTRVEVVEAEDFDSGPNAELVYSITGGNPYGLFHISPTSGEITLGQVFTGKHNGLHRLVVQVRDKGKPPRHTTALVHVFVNDTKANVSFIEGLVGHSLYTPLDRDIAGDPNYTLTNPSNILYGVLGGMTGVSLIILAVVVIRHRLQQDTKSGYQAGKKESKDLYAPKQGPKNSKGKKSKKGKAPKPAKPLEEDEDAGLQKGLKFNHINDTVNDSPRIHLPLNYPPGSPDLGRHYRSNSPLPSIQLQPQSPSASKKHQAVQDLPATNTFVGTGDNNSMGSDQYSDYSYKANPPKYSSKQLPHRRVTFSTTNQAQDLQDASQHSYYDSGLDESETPSSKSSTGPRIGPLALPEDHYERTTPDGSIGEMEHPENADLRPLPDVAMTGNCTRECTEFGHSDSCWMPGQQSKAVPKLSTFVPYQETDGPDQPLANGSPKPPVTEERGGSSKVASMRFMAPYSSAYPLGADQSGKDCGREDIPLSQAAEYHSANTPTGQTSKREIYL
- the pcdh1b gene encoding protocadherin-1 isoform X2, which gives rise to MSLLRWEVLLLLVAPLLAGCWAAPTDILYRVPEEQPPNTLIGSLASDQGLPDTGHLYKLEVGSPYLRVDGKTGDIYTTEIPLDRETLRDCRNLFEGERCFLEFEVSITDMVKGIGSGPRLIEGRIEVLDINDNTPQFSSPILTLAIPENTHVGMLFPIPMATDRDSGTNGVAEYTLSTGPDADQLFGLQVALDADEKLPQLVVKGNLDRERKDSYDLNIRVVDGGRPVRASSALLRVTITDQNDNAPKFERNHYEAELPENSRAGNSVLQVRANDADTGTNGEIDYNFHQVTEAVPRLLRIDRSTGIIYVKGQVDREEESFLKFFVVAKDRGPNSKSSKVLVTINIKDQNDNAPSIEIRGIGLVTHQNGVANISEDMPIGTPVALVQVSDRDEGENAVVTCVVAGDVPFQLRPASESANDRKRKYFLQTTTPLDYERIKDYRIEIVAVDSGNPALSSTNSLKVQVTDMNDNAPSFSPPMLEVDFAEGNQPGDKVLDIVATDADSGSNAALVYNIVEPSAARLFEIDSGSGEIRVKNLLDREETERYEFRVTAADKGFPSKTGTATVTVNVLDRNDNDPKFMLSGYSFSVIENMPPLNPVGVVTVTDADKGENAQVQLFVEPDNGKFVIQNGTGTILSSISFDREKESTYTFRLKAVDAGDPPRSSYVGVTINVLDENDNAPYVTKPANSSYTYLSPDTPPDTRVEVVEAEDFDSGPNAELVYSITGGNPYGLFHISPTSGEITLGQVFTGKHNGLHRLVVQVRDKGKPPRHTTALVHVFVNDTKANVSFIEGLVGHSLYTPLDRDIAGDPNYTLTNPSNILYGVLGGMTGVSLIILAVVVIRHRLQQDTKSGYQAGKKESKDLYAPKQGPKNSKGKKSKKGKAPKPAKPLEEDEDAGLQKGLKFNHINDTVNDSPRIHLPLNYPPGSPDLGRHYRSNSPLPSIQLQPQSPSASKKHQAVQDLPATNTFVGTGDNNSMGSDQYSDYSYKANPPKYSSKQLPHRRVTFSTTNQAQDLQDASQHSYYDSGLDESETPSSKSSTGPRIGPLALPEDHYERTTPDGSIGEMEHPENGAEPQRRPGLSALP